In Nonomuraea sp. NBC_00507, the following are encoded in one genomic region:
- a CDS encoding extracellular solute-binding protein — translation MTRLTRRALLRTATLATASGLLAACGSEPAAPVPADGVPRGKLSVWLHQTKAYDKVFNPLLHSYMQEFGGVDITPLYVPVDKLDAKLLTAFAGDVPPDLVKIGGWTIPGHARKGRLAPIIPKAMGVADEKALVQAYDEHAIGSLSYEGKLYGAPIDYTICYLYYRKDRFAEAGLDPDKPPTTWEEVAEYSKRLTSADGKKVGLQWILGSPQWTLMQLLALVKGKGGTILSPDATKATLASDAGVEALRYYGSLGNPKLSNPLSGFGLFATGEAAMLVSGLFGMDLFPTLNPKLTFGKGFDIAPMPRWESGQPVAPAYTWGWAVAQKSKLQYTAWHFIEYLQREDVAAKQLKNASLLTPVKGWEKLPGADQKAIDIMAAAAPHADFGPQTPVWNEMAKALTDAGDAVAFGKKTPEQAAAGFDQAMRIAL, via the coding sequence ATGACCAGGTTGACCCGCCGTGCCCTGCTCAGAACCGCCACTCTCGCGACGGCGTCCGGCCTGCTCGCCGCCTGCGGCTCGGAACCGGCCGCCCCGGTCCCCGCCGACGGGGTGCCGCGCGGCAAGCTCTCCGTCTGGCTGCACCAGACCAAGGCGTACGACAAGGTCTTCAACCCGCTGCTGCACAGCTACATGCAGGAGTTCGGCGGCGTCGACATCACCCCCTTGTACGTGCCGGTCGACAAGCTCGACGCCAAGCTGCTGACTGCCTTCGCCGGCGACGTCCCGCCCGACCTGGTCAAGATCGGCGGCTGGACGATCCCGGGCCACGCGCGCAAGGGCCGGCTCGCCCCGATCATCCCCAAGGCCATGGGCGTGGCCGACGAGAAGGCGCTGGTCCAGGCGTACGACGAGCACGCGATCGGCTCGCTGTCGTACGAGGGCAAGCTGTACGGCGCCCCCATCGACTACACGATCTGCTACCTCTACTACCGCAAGGACAGGTTCGCCGAAGCCGGGCTCGACCCGGACAAGCCGCCCACCACCTGGGAGGAGGTCGCCGAGTACAGCAAGCGGCTGACCTCGGCCGACGGCAAGAAGGTGGGCCTGCAGTGGATCCTGGGCAGCCCGCAGTGGACGCTGATGCAGCTGCTCGCCCTGGTCAAGGGCAAGGGCGGCACGATACTCAGCCCTGACGCCACCAAGGCCACGCTCGCCTCTGACGCCGGGGTCGAGGCGCTGCGCTACTACGGCAGCCTGGGCAACCCCAAGCTATCGAACCCGTTGTCCGGGTTCGGGCTGTTCGCCACCGGTGAGGCGGCCATGCTGGTGTCCGGGCTGTTCGGGATGGACCTGTTCCCGACGCTGAACCCCAAGCTGACCTTCGGCAAGGGCTTCGACATCGCGCCGATGCCCCGCTGGGAGTCGGGTCAGCCGGTCGCGCCCGCCTACACCTGGGGCTGGGCGGTCGCCCAGAAGTCCAAGCTCCAGTACACCGCCTGGCACTTCATCGAATACCTCCAGCGCGAGGACGTGGCCGCCAAGCAACTCAAGAACGCCAGTCTGCTCACCCCGGTCAAGGGCTGGGAGAAGCTGCCCGGGGCCGATCAGAAGGCCATCGACATCATGGCCGCCGCCGCCCCGCACGCCGACTTCGGCCCGCAGACGCCCGTCTGGAACGAGATGGCCAAGGCGCTCACCGACGCCGGCGACGCGGTGGCGTTCGGCAAGAAGACGCCCGAGCAGGCCGCGGCCGGCTTCGACCAGGCGATGCGGATCGCCCTATGA
- a CDS encoding GntR family transcriptional regulator: MTDWERRLALDPSAAVPLYYQLRERLRAVIRDCEPDTMIPAEKDLMVYAGVSRATARRAIGDLVQEGLLVARQGSGTYTAPQAVAPELGSRPVGFTETMARLGRKPATRLLKAHLQQAGPDAAAALGVREDQEIVFIERLRLLDGVPCMLESAHLPVELVPGILDEDLTGSLYDLLRTKYGLSPTSGRETIGAVNADYRLAELLRVPMAAALLATARSTCTESGIALEYTIRHARGDLTVFSVELNDPNNALMGQ, encoded by the coding sequence ATGACCGACTGGGAACGCAGGCTGGCGCTCGACCCGTCAGCCGCGGTGCCGCTCTACTACCAGCTGCGTGAGCGGCTGCGGGCGGTGATCCGCGACTGCGAGCCCGACACGATGATCCCCGCGGAGAAGGACCTGATGGTCTACGCGGGCGTGAGCCGGGCCACGGCCCGGCGGGCGATCGGGGACCTGGTCCAGGAAGGGCTGCTGGTGGCCAGGCAGGGGAGCGGCACCTACACCGCCCCGCAGGCCGTAGCCCCCGAGCTGGGCTCGCGGCCGGTCGGGTTCACCGAGACGATGGCGCGGCTGGGCCGCAAGCCCGCGACGCGGCTGCTCAAGGCCCACCTCCAGCAGGCCGGGCCCGACGCCGCCGCCGCGCTCGGCGTGCGGGAGGACCAGGAGATCGTCTTCATCGAGCGGCTGCGCCTGCTCGACGGCGTGCCCTGCATGCTCGAGAGCGCCCACCTGCCCGTCGAGCTGGTCCCCGGCATCCTCGACGAGGACCTGACCGGCTCCCTCTACGACCTGCTCCGCACCAAGTACGGCCTCAGCCCCACCAGCGGCCGGGAGACGATCGGCGCGGTCAACGCCGACTACCGGCTCGCCGAGCTGCTGCGCGTGCCCATGGCCGCGGCCCTGCTGGCCACCGCCCGCAGCACGTGCACTGAGAGCGGGATCGCCCTCGAATACACCATCCGCCACGCCCGCGGCGATCTCACCGTCTTCTCCGTGGAGCTCAACGACCCCAACAACGCACTCATGGGCCAGTAA